A single genomic interval of Arthrobacter sp. NicSoilB8 harbors:
- a CDS encoding (Fe-S)-binding protein, giving the protein MRIALFATCIVDAMYPGTARATVAILERLGHEVIFPSGQACCGQMHVNSGYFKEALPVVANHVKAFEAEEYDVAVAPSGSCVASVKHQHPMVARRCGDSGLEARAAGVGDKTYELSQLLVDVLGVTDAAAQLGSYFPHRITYHPSCHGMRLLRLGDRQLDLLRSVAGIELAELPEAEQCCGFGGTFSMKNADVSSAMLEDKTANICGTGASLCTGGDASCLMHIGGGLSRQGSGVTTMHFAEILASTLEHPAAVTGDVRLTTGRTAR; this is encoded by the coding sequence GTGAGGATCGCGCTCTTCGCCACGTGCATCGTGGACGCCATGTACCCGGGCACGGCGCGCGCCACCGTGGCCATCCTGGAACGGCTCGGCCATGAGGTCATCTTCCCTTCCGGGCAGGCGTGCTGCGGGCAGATGCACGTCAACAGCGGCTACTTCAAGGAGGCGCTGCCGGTTGTCGCCAACCACGTGAAGGCTTTCGAGGCGGAGGAGTACGACGTCGCCGTCGCACCGTCCGGCTCCTGTGTCGCCTCCGTGAAGCATCAGCACCCCATGGTCGCCCGCCGCTGCGGAGACTCCGGGCTGGAGGCCCGGGCGGCCGGCGTCGGAGATAAAACCTATGAGCTGTCCCAGCTCCTGGTGGACGTCCTGGGCGTCACGGATGCCGCGGCGCAGCTGGGATCCTACTTCCCGCACCGGATCACCTACCACCCGAGCTGCCACGGCATGCGGCTGCTGCGGCTCGGCGACCGGCAGCTGGACCTGCTGCGCTCGGTGGCAGGCATCGAGCTGGCCGAGCTGCCCGAGGCCGAGCAGTGCTGCGGCTTCGGCGGCACCTTCTCGATGAAGAACGCGGACGTGTCCTCGGCGATGCTCGAGGACAAGACCGCCAACATCTGCGGCACCGGCGCCAGCCTCTGCACTGGCGGCGACGCGTCCTGCCTGATGCATATCGGCGGCGGCCTGTCCCGGCAGGGCAGCGGCGTCACCACGATGCACTTCGCCGAGATCCTGGCCAGCACTCTCGAGCATCCCGCCGCCGTCACCGGCGACGTCCGCCTCACCACCGGAAGGACCGCACGATGA
- a CDS encoding tyrosine-type recombinase/integrase, translated as MKRSGIPRITPHDLRHSAASFAVSAGANVKAVQKMLGHGSAAMTLDVYAVLFDDDLDSVADALDNAVSRSDVVKMLPWRVIYTKQKALLPFIYKGSRAFLIRGDGGI; from the coding sequence GTGAAGCGCTCTGGAATCCCTCGGATCACGCCTCATGACTTGCGGCACTCCGCAGCCAGCTTCGCCGTGTCGGCTGGCGCCAATGTAAAAGCGGTTCAGAAGATGCTGGGACACGGCAGCGCCGCCATGACCCTGGACGTCTACGCGGTCCTCTTCGATGACGACTTGGACTCAGTAGCGGACGCCCTAGATAACGCAGTCTCACGTTCCGATGTTGTCAAAATGTTGCCATGGAGGGTCATCTACACAAAGCAAAAGGCCCTGCTTCCCTTTATTTACAAGGGAAGCAGGGCCTTTCTCATTCGCGGTGACGGTGGGATTTGA
- a CDS encoding tyrosine-type recombinase/integrase: MASESKYPALVLVLAYSGFRWGEATGLRVKDLDMLKRRFLVTENAVEVGTQIVAGTPKNHKRRSKPFPKFLADLLAQQCEGKHRDDLVFAGEDGGYRRSARVLYLLGRMAAIGALRESTKTTSAGSRVL; the protein is encoded by the coding sequence ATGGCCTCAGAGTCGAAATATCCGGCGTTGGTTTTGGTGCTCGCATATTCCGGGTTTCGGTGGGGCGAAGCAACCGGACTGCGCGTCAAGGATCTGGACATGCTCAAGCGGCGATTCCTGGTCACGGAGAACGCCGTCGAAGTGGGGACTCAAATCGTGGCGGGCACCCCGAAGAACCACAAGCGCCGCTCCAAGCCGTTCCCGAAGTTCCTGGCCGACCTGCTGGCACAACAATGCGAGGGCAAGCATCGCGACGATCTTGTATTTGCTGGGGAGGATGGCGGCTATCGGCGCTCTGCACGAGTCTTGTATTTGCTGGGGAGGATGGCGGCTATCGGCGCTCTGCGCGAGTCCACGAAGACAACATCAGCTGGTTCGCGGGTGCTGTGA
- a CDS encoding zinc-binding alcohol dehydrogenase, with the protein MTTSERHASSERHATAYWTVGPEQGELRSEDLPDPGSGEALVRTLYSGISKGTELVVHHASVPACVAGAMAAPHQEGDFPYPVKFGYLTVGVVEDGPEGWAGRTVFCLYPHQDRFVVPVESLTVIPDGVPARRAVLTGTVETAVNGLWEAGPRLGDRVAVIGAGLVGGMVAKLLAGFPLARLQLIDVDPAKRAFADALGVDFSHPDDALPDCDIVIHCSASQEGLQRSLQLVGDEGDIIEMSWYADRKVSLPLGEDFHARRLSIRASQVGMVARARRHRRTNAERLALAVSLLQDPDFDLFLTGSSTFAELPGIVRRLADGTLDALCHVIEYPSAGATTGEAPPAEAPATDQPTHQPTEATR; encoded by the coding sequence ATGACTACTTCTGAACGGCACGCCTCTTCTGAACGGCACGCCACCGCCTACTGGACCGTCGGCCCGGAACAGGGCGAGCTCCGCAGCGAGGATCTGCCCGATCCCGGCTCCGGCGAGGCGCTCGTCCGGACCCTGTATTCGGGCATCAGCAAGGGCACCGAGCTCGTGGTCCATCACGCGAGTGTCCCGGCGTGCGTCGCCGGCGCCATGGCGGCCCCGCACCAGGAGGGCGACTTCCCATACCCGGTGAAATTCGGCTACCTCACCGTGGGTGTGGTCGAGGACGGACCGGAGGGTTGGGCCGGCAGGACCGTCTTCTGCCTCTACCCGCATCAGGACCGCTTCGTCGTCCCGGTCGAATCACTGACCGTGATCCCCGACGGCGTCCCCGCCCGCCGTGCGGTGCTCACCGGCACCGTGGAAACCGCCGTCAACGGCCTCTGGGAGGCCGGGCCCCGCCTTGGAGACAGGGTTGCGGTGATCGGCGCCGGACTCGTCGGCGGCATGGTGGCCAAGCTCCTGGCCGGGTTTCCGCTGGCGCGGCTGCAGCTGATCGACGTCGACCCCGCCAAGCGCGCGTTCGCGGACGCCCTCGGCGTCGACTTCAGCCACCCCGACGACGCCCTCCCGGACTGCGACATCGTGATCCACTGCTCCGCCTCGCAGGAGGGCCTGCAGCGGAGCCTCCAGCTCGTGGGCGACGAAGGCGACATCATCGAAATGTCCTGGTACGCCGACCGGAAAGTCAGCCTGCCGCTGGGGGAGGACTTCCACGCCCGCCGCCTGTCCATCCGGGCCAGCCAGGTGGGCATGGTGGCCCGCGCCCGCCGGCACCGCCGCACCAACGCCGAGCGCCTCGCGCTCGCCGTGTCCCTCCTGCAGGACCCGGACTTTGACCTCTTCCTCACCGGATCCTCGACGTTCGCAGAGCTCCCCGGCATTGTCCGGCGGCTTGCCGACGGAACCCTGGACGCCCTGTGCCACGTCATTGAATACCCGTCCGCCGGGGCCACGACCGGCGAAGCTCCTCCGGCCGAAGCACCGGCCACAGACCAGCCCACTCATCAGCCCACCGAAGCCACGAGGTAG
- a CDS encoding LutB/LldF family L-lactate oxidation iron-sulfur protein, translating to MSGTFLGMPSLPVFGIGNLHEHEPFPKAARRELGNTQLRANLGHATRTIRDKRLAVVSELPDWEELRDAGRAIKESVMARLPELLEQFEANFTARGGTIHWARDAGEANAIVADLIREQGADEVVKVKSMATQEIGLNEYLEEQGIAAFETDLAELIVQLDHDKPSHILVPAIHKNRSQVRDIFLREMEGVDPELTNEPARLAAAARAHLRRKFLSAKVAVSGANFALADSGTLAVVESEGNGRMCLTLPETLITVMGVEKLLPAWEDLEVFMQLLPRSSTGERMNPYTSLWTGVTPDDGPQNVHLVLLDNGRSAALADEMGRSALHCIRCSACMNVCPVYERTGGHAYGSTYPGPIGAILSPLLTGITAEENNSLPYASSLCGACYDACPVKINIPDILVHLRGEDVDSKRGKKKLPSQMDLGMKAASWALSSGKHLGLVEKALPLGRLAAGPDKKITKLPGIAAGWTQSRDIPAPPAQSFRQWWDKEHQAPAAPADATGPEAPGAGAPGTIETSNGSTGPKENP from the coding sequence ATGAGCGGCACATTCCTGGGGATGCCGTCCCTGCCCGTCTTCGGCATCGGCAACCTGCACGAACACGAGCCCTTCCCCAAAGCCGCCCGCCGCGAACTCGGCAACACCCAGCTGCGGGCCAACCTCGGCCACGCCACCCGGACCATCCGGGACAAGCGGCTGGCTGTCGTGTCCGAACTCCCCGACTGGGAGGAGCTGCGCGACGCCGGCCGGGCGATCAAGGAATCCGTCATGGCCCGGCTGCCGGAGCTGCTGGAGCAGTTCGAGGCGAACTTCACCGCCCGCGGCGGGACCATCCACTGGGCCCGCGACGCCGGCGAGGCCAACGCGATTGTCGCCGACCTCATCCGGGAGCAGGGCGCCGACGAGGTGGTCAAGGTCAAGTCCATGGCCACCCAGGAAATCGGCCTCAACGAGTACCTCGAGGAACAGGGGATCGCGGCGTTCGAGACCGACCTCGCCGAGCTCATCGTCCAGCTGGACCACGACAAACCCAGCCACATCCTGGTCCCGGCCATCCACAAAAACCGCAGCCAGGTCCGGGACATCTTCCTGCGCGAAATGGAGGGCGTCGATCCGGAGCTGACCAACGAACCGGCCCGCCTCGCCGCCGCCGCCCGGGCCCACCTGCGCCGCAAATTCCTCAGCGCCAAGGTGGCCGTGTCCGGCGCGAACTTCGCCCTCGCCGACTCCGGCACGCTCGCCGTCGTCGAATCCGAGGGCAACGGGCGCATGTGCCTGACGCTCCCGGAAACCCTCATCACCGTCATGGGCGTGGAGAAGCTGCTGCCGGCCTGGGAGGACCTTGAGGTGTTCATGCAGCTGCTCCCGCGGTCCTCCACCGGCGAGCGGATGAACCCCTACACCTCGCTGTGGACCGGTGTCACGCCCGACGACGGGCCGCAGAACGTCCACCTGGTCCTGCTGGACAACGGGCGCAGCGCCGCCCTGGCCGACGAAATGGGCCGCTCCGCCCTGCACTGCATCCGCTGCAGCGCCTGCATGAACGTCTGCCCCGTCTACGAACGCACCGGCGGGCATGCCTACGGCTCCACCTACCCGGGACCGATCGGCGCCATCCTCTCCCCGCTGCTGACCGGGATCACGGCGGAGGAAAACAACTCCCTGCCCTACGCCTCATCCCTGTGCGGGGCCTGCTACGACGCCTGCCCGGTGAAGATCAACATCCCGGACATCCTGGTGCACCTGCGCGGCGAGGACGTGGACAGCAAACGCGGCAAGAAGAAACTGCCCAGCCAGATGGACCTCGGCATGAAGGCGGCCTCCTGGGCGCTGTCCTCCGGCAAGCACCTTGGGCTGGTCGAGAAGGCACTGCCGCTGGGCCGGCTCGCCGCCGGACCGGATAAGAAAATCACCAAACTGCCCGGCATCGCCGCCGGCTGGACCCAAAGCCGCGACATCCCCGCCCCGCCGGCGCAGTCCTTCCGGCAATGGTGGGACAAGGAACACCAGGCCCCGGCCGCCCCGGCGGACGCAACCGGCCCCGAAGCCCCCGGCGCCGGGGCCCCCGGCACTATAGAGACCAGCAACGGATCCACCGGCCCGAAGGAGAACCCGTGA
- a CDS encoding LUD domain-containing protein, translating into MNARAEILDRIRSALRDAPAVPEVPRDYRRSAEHGQEELIELLTDRLLDYKANVFVEDAAAVPQRLAALLEGTVRYAVPHGLDQALFAAADVHDGGPARRVTDAPGHRLGVGELDAVDAVVTGSAVAVAETGTIILDAGPDQGRRVISLVPDRHICLVRAGDITAILPEALRRLDGTRPQTWISGPSATSDIELERVEGVHGPRTLDVVIVRE; encoded by the coding sequence GTGAACGCGCGCGCAGAAATACTCGACCGGATCCGCTCCGCCCTCCGGGACGCCCCGGCCGTACCCGAAGTGCCGCGGGATTACCGGCGCTCCGCCGAACATGGCCAGGAAGAACTCATCGAGCTGCTGACGGACCGGCTCCTGGACTACAAGGCGAACGTCTTCGTCGAGGACGCTGCCGCAGTGCCGCAGCGCCTCGCCGCGCTGCTCGAAGGCACCGTCCGCTACGCCGTCCCGCACGGCCTGGACCAGGCGCTGTTCGCGGCGGCGGACGTCCACGACGGCGGGCCGGCCCGCCGCGTCACCGACGCCCCCGGGCACCGGCTGGGCGTCGGGGAACTGGACGCGGTGGACGCCGTCGTCACCGGCAGCGCCGTCGCGGTCGCCGAAACCGGCACCATCATCCTCGATGCCGGCCCGGACCAGGGCCGCCGGGTCATCAGCCTCGTCCCGGACCGGCACATCTGCCTCGTCCGGGCCGGAGACATCACCGCCATCCTGCCCGAGGCCCTCCGCCGGCTCGACGGCACCCGCCCGCAGACCTGGATCAGCGGCCCCAGCGCCACGAGCGACATCGAACTCGAACGCGTCGAAGGGGTCCACGGCCCGCGGACCCTGGATGTCGTGATCGTGCGCGAATAG
- a CDS encoding rhamnulokinase family protein: MSTETSAAGTAPAPVVTNSSAVPGGLFAGSVFVAIDIGASSGRVILGRVTGGPGGKSAGLETVHRFPNGVKEFDGGLRWDFDALFAEVLTGLAAAATAAAARGESIASIGIDTWAVDYGLVNAAGGLVAAPFSYRDDRSRAAVARVHQLLDPARLYATTGLQFLPFNTIYQLATEPRLDGLQALLIPDLIGFLLTGRRRTEATNASTTGLFDAVAGEWATEFLAALDLPKDLFPPLIQPGETVGTLRQDIAERVGLPESTPVVAVGSHDTASAVAAVPAGAGGDEEKFAYISSGTWSLVGVELSHPVLTEASRAANFTNERGVDGTIRYLRNVGGLWLLSECQRTWAGEGYRPGLEELLDAAAALPAGGPLINADDSYFIAPDNMPDRIRAAVRNTGAVLPEHPAHIVRCILDSLAAGYARTISDAERLADLSTDVVHIVGGGSQNRLLCQLTADATGKPVLAGPVEATALGNVLVQARAAGVLGGGLDELRAVVRASGQPAEYAPSRRAEHQRAGGAL, translated from the coding sequence ATGAGCACGGAAACCTCAGCGGCTGGCACTGCCCCGGCACCCGTGGTGACGAACAGCAGTGCAGTGCCCGGCGGCCTGTTCGCCGGCAGTGTCTTTGTCGCTATCGACATCGGCGCCTCCTCGGGCCGGGTCATCCTGGGCAGGGTTACGGGCGGCCCCGGTGGGAAGAGCGCCGGGCTGGAGACGGTGCACCGCTTCCCCAACGGGGTCAAGGAGTTCGACGGCGGCCTCCGCTGGGACTTCGACGCGTTGTTCGCCGAGGTCCTCACGGGGCTGGCGGCCGCCGCTACGGCGGCCGCGGCCCGCGGGGAGAGTATCGCCAGCATCGGGATCGACACCTGGGCCGTGGACTACGGCCTGGTCAACGCCGCCGGCGGCCTCGTCGCGGCGCCCTTCAGCTACCGCGATGACCGCAGCCGTGCCGCGGTCGCCCGGGTTCACCAGCTCCTCGACCCGGCCCGGCTCTACGCCACCACGGGGCTGCAGTTCCTGCCGTTCAACACGATTTACCAGCTCGCCACCGAGCCCCGCCTGGACGGGCTGCAGGCGCTGCTCATCCCGGACCTCATCGGGTTCCTGCTGACGGGCCGGCGCCGCACCGAGGCCACCAACGCCTCCACCACCGGGCTCTTCGACGCCGTCGCGGGGGAGTGGGCCACCGAGTTCCTGGCCGCCCTGGACCTGCCGAAGGACCTGTTCCCGCCGCTGATCCAGCCCGGCGAAACGGTCGGCACCCTCCGACAAGACATCGCCGAACGCGTGGGCCTGCCCGAAAGCACCCCCGTGGTGGCCGTGGGCTCGCACGACACCGCCTCGGCCGTCGCCGCCGTGCCCGCAGGCGCCGGAGGCGATGAGGAGAAATTCGCCTACATCTCCTCGGGCACCTGGTCGCTGGTCGGCGTCGAACTGTCCCACCCGGTCCTGACCGAGGCCAGCCGTGCCGCGAACTTCACCAACGAACGCGGCGTGGACGGCACCATCAGGTACCTGCGCAACGTCGGCGGCCTCTGGCTGCTGAGCGAGTGCCAGCGCACCTGGGCGGGGGAGGGTTACCGGCCCGGGCTCGAGGAACTGCTCGACGCCGCCGCAGCGCTTCCTGCCGGCGGCCCGCTCATCAACGCCGACGACTCCTACTTCATCGCCCCCGACAACATGCCCGACCGCATCCGGGCCGCGGTCCGCAACACCGGCGCGGTCCTCCCGGAGCATCCCGCGCACATCGTGCGCTGCATCCTGGACAGCCTCGCCGCCGGCTACGCCCGGACCATCTCCGACGCCGAAAGGCTCGCGGACCTGAGCACCGACGTCGTGCACATTGTGGGCGGCGGATCCCAAAACCGGCTCCTCTGCCAGCTCACCGCCGACGCCACCGGCAAACCCGTCCTGGCCGGCCCCGTCGAAGCCACGGCGCTGGGCAACGTCCTGGTCCAGGCCCGCGCCGCCGGCGTGCTCGGCGGCGGCCTGGACGAGCTGCGCGCCGTCGTGCGCGCCTCCGGCCAGCCGGCCGAATACGCGCCGAGCCGCCGTGCGGAACATCAGAGGGCCGGAGGTGCCCTGTGA
- a CDS encoding bifunctional aldolase/short-chain dehydrogenase: MMNKTVEELISRSNRLGADKRNTNFAGGNTSAKGTEKDPVTGEDVELLWVKGSGGDLGTLKAEGLAVLRLDRLQALKNVYPGVEREDEMVAAFDYCLHGKGGAAPSIDTAMHGLVDAAHVDHLHPDSGIAIATAADGEALTKEIFGEKVAWVPWRRPGFQLGLDIAAIKDANPHAVGTILGGHGITAWGATSEEAEANSLWIIEQAEQYIKDHGRAEPFGPKLPGYAALPETERRAKAAALAPVIRGLASTDKPQLGHFSDDPAVLEFLEAAEHPRLGALGTSCPDHFLRTKVKPLVLDLPADAPVEDSVARLKELHTAYREDYQAYYDRHATPDSPALRGADPAIVLVPGVGMFSFGANKQTARVAGEFYLNAINVMRGAEAVSSYAPIQESEKFRIEYWALEEAKLARMPKPKSHAGRIALVTGAASGIGKAIATRFAADGACVVIADLNLDNARAVAAELGGADVAIGVQADVTDEAQIAAAIQEAVLAFGGLDLVVNNAGLSISKPLLETTEKDWDLQHNVMAKGSFLVAKAAAQVMIGQEMGGDIIYISSKNSVFAGPNNIAYSATKADQAHQVRLLAAELGEYGIRVNGINPDGVVRGSGIFAGGWGAKRAAVYGVDEQELGKYYAQRTLLKREVLPENVANAAAVLTGSELSHTTGLHIPVDAGVAAAFLR, from the coding sequence ATGATGAACAAGACTGTTGAAGAGCTGATCTCCCGTTCCAACCGCCTCGGCGCGGACAAGCGGAACACCAACTTCGCCGGCGGCAACACCTCCGCCAAGGGCACCGAGAAGGACCCCGTGACCGGCGAGGACGTCGAGCTCCTGTGGGTCAAGGGCTCCGGCGGGGACCTGGGCACGCTGAAGGCCGAAGGCCTTGCCGTGCTGCGGCTGGACCGGCTGCAGGCGTTGAAGAACGTGTACCCCGGCGTCGAGCGTGAAGACGAGATGGTGGCCGCGTTCGATTACTGCCTGCATGGCAAGGGCGGCGCCGCGCCGTCGATCGACACCGCCATGCACGGCCTGGTGGACGCCGCACACGTGGACCACCTGCACCCGGACTCCGGCATCGCCATCGCCACGGCCGCCGACGGCGAAGCCCTCACCAAGGAGATCTTCGGCGAGAAGGTGGCTTGGGTGCCGTGGCGCCGCCCGGGATTTCAGCTGGGCCTGGACATCGCCGCGATCAAGGACGCCAACCCGCACGCGGTCGGCACCATCCTCGGAGGCCACGGCATCACCGCCTGGGGCGCCACCAGCGAGGAAGCCGAAGCCAACTCGCTGTGGATCATCGAGCAGGCCGAGCAGTACATCAAGGACCACGGCCGGGCCGAACCGTTCGGGCCGAAGCTCCCCGGCTACGCGGCCCTCCCGGAAACCGAGCGCCGCGCGAAGGCCGCCGCCCTGGCCCCGGTGATCCGCGGGCTCGCCTCGACGGACAAGCCCCAGCTGGGGCACTTCAGCGACGACCCCGCCGTTCTGGAGTTCCTCGAAGCCGCCGAGCACCCGCGACTCGGCGCCCTGGGCACCTCCTGCCCGGACCACTTCCTTCGCACCAAGGTCAAACCGCTGGTCCTGGACCTGCCCGCCGACGCCCCGGTCGAAGACTCCGTGGCCCGGCTCAAGGAACTCCACACCGCCTACCGCGAGGACTACCAGGCCTACTACGACCGGCACGCGACCCCGGACAGCCCCGCCCTGCGCGGCGCGGACCCGGCGATCGTCCTGGTGCCCGGGGTGGGCATGTTCTCCTTCGGGGCGAACAAGCAGACCGCCCGCGTGGCGGGGGAGTTCTACCTCAACGCCATCAACGTCATGCGCGGCGCCGAGGCCGTCTCCAGCTACGCCCCGATCCAGGAATCCGAGAAGTTCCGGATCGAATACTGGGCCCTGGAAGAAGCCAAGCTCGCCCGGATGCCCAAGCCGAAATCCCACGCCGGCCGGATCGCCCTGGTGACCGGGGCGGCGTCGGGCATCGGCAAGGCGATCGCCACCCGCTTCGCCGCCGACGGCGCGTGCGTGGTCATCGCTGACCTGAACCTGGACAACGCCCGGGCCGTGGCCGCGGAACTCGGCGGCGCCGACGTCGCGATCGGCGTCCAGGCCGACGTCACTGACGAAGCCCAGATCGCCGCTGCCATCCAGGAAGCCGTCCTGGCCTTCGGCGGACTGGACCTGGTGGTCAACAACGCCGGGCTCTCCATCTCCAAGCCGCTGCTGGAAACCACGGAGAAGGACTGGGACCTGCAGCACAACGTCATGGCCAAGGGCTCGTTCCTGGTGGCCAAGGCCGCCGCGCAGGTGATGATCGGCCAGGAGATGGGCGGCGACATCATTTACATCTCCTCCAAGAACTCCGTGTTCGCCGGCCCGAACAACATCGCCTACTCCGCCACCAAGGCCGACCAGGCCCACCAGGTCCGGCTCCTCGCCGCGGAACTGGGCGAGTACGGCATCCGGGTCAACGGCATCAACCCCGACGGCGTGGTCCGCGGCTCCGGGATCTTCGCCGGCGGCTGGGGCGCAAAGCGCGCCGCCGTCTACGGCGTCGACGAGCAGGAACTGGGCAAGTACTACGCCCAGCGCACCCTGCTCAAGCGCGAAGTCCTGCCCGAAAACGTGGCCAACGCCGCCGCCGTACTCACCGGCAGCGAGCTCTCCCACACCACCGGGCTCCACATCCCCGTCGACGCCGGCGTGGCCGCGGCCTTCCTGCGATGA
- the rhaI gene encoding L-rhamnose isomerase → MNTTETALSRLGELAIEVPSWAYGNSGTRFKVFGTPGTPRTVQEKLADAAKVHELTGLAPTVALHIPWDKVDDYAALKEYAADLGVGLGTVNSNTFQDDEYKFGSLTSSNPAVRRRAIDHHLECLQIMHATGSRDLKIWLADGTNYPGQDDMRGRQDRLAESLQEIYAGLGAEQRLVLEYKFFEPAFYHTDVPDWGTSYAQTLALGEKAFVCLDTGHHAPGTNIEFIVMQLLRLGKLGSFDFNSRFYADDDLIVGAADPFQLFRIMHEVIRGGGFGKSAGENSRVALMLDQCHNLEEKIPGQIRSVLNVQEMTARALLIDTDALAEAQRNGDVLAANGIFNDAFYTDVRPALAQWRESRGLPADPMAAFKASGYQKKINEDRVGGQQAGWGA, encoded by the coding sequence ATGAACACCACAGAAACGGCCCTGAGTCGCCTCGGGGAACTCGCCATCGAGGTCCCGTCCTGGGCCTACGGCAACTCCGGCACCCGCTTCAAGGTGTTCGGTACCCCGGGCACTCCGCGCACCGTCCAGGAGAAGCTGGCCGACGCCGCGAAGGTCCACGAACTCACCGGTCTGGCGCCCACGGTTGCGCTGCACATTCCCTGGGACAAGGTGGATGACTATGCGGCCCTGAAGGAGTACGCCGCGGACCTGGGCGTGGGCTTGGGCACGGTGAACTCCAATACCTTCCAGGATGACGAGTACAAGTTCGGCTCCCTGACCTCTTCGAACCCCGCGGTGCGCCGCCGCGCGATCGATCACCACCTCGAGTGCCTTCAGATCATGCACGCCACGGGCTCGCGCGATTTGAAGATCTGGCTCGCGGACGGCACCAACTACCCGGGCCAGGACGACATGCGCGGCCGGCAGGACCGCCTCGCCGAATCCCTGCAGGAGATCTACGCTGGCCTGGGCGCGGAACAGCGCCTGGTGCTGGAGTACAAGTTCTTCGAGCCGGCTTTCTACCACACCGATGTTCCGGACTGGGGCACGTCCTACGCGCAGACCCTGGCGCTGGGGGAGAAGGCCTTCGTCTGCCTCGACACCGGCCACCATGCCCCGGGCACCAACATCGAATTCATCGTCATGCAGCTGTTGCGCCTGGGCAAGCTCGGCTCCTTCGACTTCAATTCCCGCTTCTATGCGGACGATGACCTGATCGTCGGAGCTGCGGATCCGTTCCAGCTGTTCCGGATCATGCATGAGGTCATCCGTGGCGGCGGCTTCGGCAAGTCCGCAGGAGAGAATTCACGTGTCGCCCTGATGCTGGACCAGTGCCACAACCTGGAGGAAAAGATCCCCGGCCAGATCCGCTCCGTGCTCAACGTCCAGGAAATGACGGCCCGCGCCCTGCTCATCGATACCGACGCGCTGGCCGAGGCCCAGCGCAACGGCGACGTCCTGGCCGCCAACGGCATCTTCAACGATGCCTTCTACACCGATGTCCGTCCTGCACTGGCGCAGTGGCGTGAATCCCGCGGCCTGCCCGCGGACCCGATGGCCGCCTTCAAGGCCAGCGGTTACCAGAAGAAGATCAACGAGGACCGCGTCGGCGGCCAGCAAGCCGGATGGGGCGCATAA
- a CDS encoding sialate O-acetylesterase, with protein sequence MAFDRSRLVSVLLWSLLVVSLLLVLAPVSPPRASSPQGDPPPVPSPPASLPPETAAPSPPAPTRKVTEMHVFLAVGQSNMSGRGLPSGGSYDRTDPRIFQYGAKNRTFRPATVPLDMHDLATGISPATTFAREYLKTQQPNVSVLIIPAAHGATLFSSALDKLTWSVGVAVDPRFDLPALAVTQTREGMAAAKAAGYSVALKGVLWHQGEGNSSISAASYAAELDELIGFFRSRFASPRLPFVAGGLSPEGIAATPGLANIDKAQRETPSRVAFTGFAKAMAGGVNQGDKTHFSRVGVEFFGKSYLSAYRQAVGNSRQLLTPITQRILMDFSAER encoded by the coding sequence GTGGCATTTGACCGCTCCCGGCTCGTATCAGTGCTGCTCTGGTCCCTGCTCGTGGTGTCCCTCCTGCTGGTGCTGGCGCCGGTCTCTCCGCCACGGGCCTCTTCGCCGCAGGGGGATCCGCCGCCGGTTCCTTCACCGCCGGCGTCTCTGCCGCCGGAAACGGCAGCGCCGTCGCCTCCGGCGCCCACCCGCAAGGTCACTGAAATGCATGTTTTCCTGGCCGTCGGACAGTCGAACATGTCCGGGCGCGGCCTTCCCTCCGGTGGCTCGTATGACCGGACCGACCCGCGCATCTTCCAGTACGGCGCGAAGAACCGGACGTTCCGCCCCGCGACCGTCCCCTTGGACATGCATGACTTGGCGACCGGGATCTCCCCGGCAACAACCTTTGCCCGCGAGTACCTGAAGACCCAGCAGCCCAACGTCAGTGTGCTCATCATTCCTGCGGCCCACGGCGCCACTTTGTTCAGCTCAGCGCTCGACAAACTGACGTGGTCCGTCGGTGTGGCGGTCGACCCGCGATTCGACCTCCCGGCCCTCGCCGTCACCCAGACTAGGGAGGGCATGGCCGCGGCGAAGGCAGCCGGCTACAGTGTGGCGCTCAAAGGCGTCCTGTGGCATCAGGGCGAAGGCAATTCGTCCATATCCGCTGCGTCCTACGCGGCGGAGCTTGATGAACTGATCGGGTTCTTTCGTTCGCGTTTCGCCTCGCCGAGACTCCCCTTTGTGGCCGGTGGCCTGTCGCCGGAGGGTATCGCCGCCACTCCGGGGCTGGCCAACATCGACAAGGCCCAGCGCGAAACCCCATCCAGGGTCGCTTTCACCGGCTTTGCCAAAGCCATGGCCGGCGGCGTCAACCAAGGCGACAAGACCCACTTCTCCCGGGTCGGTGTTGAGTTCTTCGGGAAGTCGTATCTGTCCGCGTACCGGCAGGCGGTCGGGAATTCCCGCCAGCTGTTGACCCCGATCACCCAGAGGATACTCATGGACTTCTCAGCGGAGAGATGA